Proteins from a genomic interval of Treponema succinifaciens DSM 2489:
- a CDS encoding L-fucose/L-arabinose isomerase family protein, with amino-acid sequence MEKFSNIPEVKLGIIAVSRDCFVISLSEKRRAAIVKAFSSKGSLYEAKTTVENECDMLKAVEEVKQAGCNALVVFLGNFGPETPETQIAQKFDGPCMFVAAAEETQNDLINGRGDAYCGMLNCSYNLNLRKIPAIIPEYPVGTADDIVKMIEEFIPVARAIIGLKNLKLITFGPRPQDFFACNAPIKGLYDIGVEIQENSELDLLVAYRAHKDDKRIPEVVADMEKELGSGGNNFPDLLPRMAQFELTLLDWIEANKGCKKYAVLADKCWPAFPKEFGFEPCYVNSRLASRGIPVACEVDIFGALSEYIGTCISGAPVTLLDINNSVPQDMYDESIKGKFSYPYVLNDTFMAFHCGNTPFCCMNKACNPGVKYQLIQHRLLEPKDSTPDFTRGTLEGDIMPGPITFFRLQSTPDTKLQAYIAHGEILPVATRSFGGIGVFAIPEMGRFYRHVLIQKNYPHHGAVAFGHYGKALFTLFKYLGIPDVAYNQPKGTLYPSENPFN; translated from the coding sequence ATGGAAAAGTTTTCAAACATACCGGAAGTCAAGCTCGGAATAATCGCAGTAAGCCGAGACTGCTTTGTAATTTCACTTTCTGAAAAAAGAAGAGCGGCAATCGTAAAGGCATTCAGCTCAAAAGGAAGCCTTTATGAAGCAAAGACAACTGTAGAAAATGAATGCGATATGCTGAAGGCGGTTGAAGAAGTAAAACAGGCCGGCTGCAATGCGCTTGTTGTTTTCCTCGGAAACTTTGGACCAGAAACTCCAGAAACTCAAATTGCGCAGAAATTTGACGGTCCTTGCATGTTTGTCGCCGCCGCTGAAGAAACTCAGAATGATCTTATAAACGGACGCGGAGACGCTTACTGCGGAATGCTGAACTGCTCATACAATTTGAACTTGCGCAAAATTCCTGCCATAATCCCAGAATATCCAGTTGGAACAGCAGACGACATTGTAAAGATGATTGAAGAATTTATTCCTGTTGCACGCGCAATTATCGGTCTTAAAAATCTCAAGCTTATCACATTCGGACCTCGCCCGCAGGACTTTTTTGCTTGCAATGCGCCAATCAAGGGACTTTATGACATTGGAGTTGAAATTCAGGAAAATTCGGAACTTGACCTTCTTGTTGCATACCGCGCCCACAAAGACGACAAAAGAATTCCAGAAGTTGTCGCTGACATGGAAAAAGAGCTTGGTTCAGGCGGAAACAACTTCCCGGATCTTCTTCCACGCATGGCGCAGTTTGAACTTACACTTCTTGACTGGATTGAAGCAAACAAAGGCTGCAAAAAATATGCAGTTCTCGCAGACAAATGCTGGCCGGCATTTCCTAAGGAATTCGGATTTGAGCCTTGCTATGTGAACAGCCGGCTTGCTTCCCGCGGAATTCCTGTTGCCTGCGAAGTTGATATTTTCGGCGCGCTTTCTGAATATATTGGAACTTGCATTTCCGGTGCTCCTGTTACACTTCTTGACATCAACAATTCTGTTCCGCAGGATATGTACGATGAAAGCATCAAGGGTAAATTCTCTTATCCTTATGTTCTTAACGATACTTTCATGGCGTTCCACTGCGGAAACACACCTTTCTGCTGCATGAACAAGGCTTGCAATCCTGGAGTCAAGTATCAGTTGATTCAGCACAGACTTCTTGAGCCAAAGGATTCAACGCCAGACTTTACACGCGGAACTTTGGAAGGCGACATAATGCCAGGCCCAATCACATTCTTCAGATTGCAGTCAACTCCAGATACAAAGCTTCAGGCTTACATTGCGCACGGCGAAATTCTTCCAGTTGCAACCCGTTCGTTCGGAGGAATAGGTGTATTTGCAATTCCAGAAATGGGAAGATTCTACCGCCATGTTCTTATCCAGAAAAATTATCCGCACCACGGCGCAGTTGCTTTCGGCCACTACGGAAAAGCACTTTTTACACTTTTCAAGTATCTTGGAATTCCTGATGTTGCATACAATCAGCCAAAAGGAACTTTGTATCCATCGGAAAATCCGTTTAACTGA
- the araD gene encoding L-ribulose-5-phosphate 4-epimerase AraD: MGKYTELQREAYEANMQIPAQHLALYTWGNVSAFDKAAGVFAIKPSGVPYPELTPESMVIVDLEGNVVEGKLRPSSDTPTHAVIYSEFAVSDGAKIGGIIHTHSTYAVSWAQAVKAVPLFGTTHADHIQTEVPCTPYLSREAVQNDYEKETGNLIVSHFRSLKLNPYEVNMVLVGGHGPFAWGATADKAVYNAAVLEEVSHMAMNTLQINPSQQPLPDYIINKHYMRKHGPNAYYGQK, translated from the coding sequence ATGGGAAAATACACAGAACTGCAGAGAGAGGCTTACGAGGCGAATATGCAGATACCGGCGCAGCATCTTGCGCTTTACACTTGGGGAAACGTCAGCGCGTTCGACAAGGCGGCCGGCGTGTTCGCAATCAAGCCTTCGGGAGTTCCTTACCCGGAACTTACGCCCGAAAGCATGGTGATTGTTGACCTTGAAGGAAATGTTGTTGAGGGAAAACTAAGACCTTCAAGCGACACTCCGACGCACGCTGTTATTTACAGTGAATTCGCTGTTTCGGACGGAGCGAAAATCGGCGGAATAATCCACACTCATTCAACTTACGCGGTGAGCTGGGCTCAGGCTGTAAAGGCAGTTCCACTGTTCGGAACAACCCACGCAGACCACATCCAGACGGAAGTTCCCTGCACACCGTATCTTAGCCGCGAGGCAGTCCAGAACGACTACGAGAAGGAAACCGGAAATCTCATTGTAAGCCACTTCCGTTCTCTAAAACTGAATCCGTATGAAGTGAACATGGTTCTTGTGGGCGGACACGGACCTTTCGCCTGGGGAGCAACCGCGGACAAAGCCGTCTACAACGCCGCAGTCCTTGAGGAAGTGAGCCACATGGCCATGAACACGCTGCAGATTAACCCGTCGCAGCAGCCGCTTCCGGACTACATCATCAACAAGCACTACATGAGAAAACACGGCCCGAACGCCTACTACGGCCAGAAGTAG